From the Lactuca sativa cultivar Salinas chromosome 9, Lsat_Salinas_v11, whole genome shotgun sequence genome, the window aaaattcataacttcttcacacaaactccgtttttgacgttctttatatccatgcatagttatcgatgagatctacaactttcatttagacactgtCGACTAATTCTCAGattatttttaaagttttatttttaatggtTTTAGACTGCAAAAGtccgtataaaaatcataactttcttatAATATatccgttctcgactgtctttatatcgattgATAGGTATTGGCGAGATATtagactctcgtttagattgtttttcctaaatAACCTTCTATCAAAAACATCTATTTATTGTCGTGATGAATAATTATCCTATTATGCTTAAATCACCCAGCCCTATCTTGCGGGGATTACAGCTGACAATAgtttttaaacatttttgtttaaaATTCTTTCAAATTTTTCCAAGAACGAGTGTATTATGCCATAATGTAATTATAAAAGAATGTCATTCTGATAGAATCTTAGGGTTTACCTTCCAAAAGCAGTAGTATTCTTTCATAATATCATTGTTTATCTTACAAAAGCaacaacattctttcagaatatcATGGTTCATCTTACAAAAATATGAGTATTCTGTTATAATATAAAGGTTCACCTTATAAAAACAACAACATTCTTCATTTAAGAAGAAATGTGGTAGAATGTATTATCAAATTTTATTAGTTTTGTTTAGTCAACAAttgtatatattattattttaaaaatggtCGACATTTGTTAGAGAATGAATGaaatttagttttattctttaaaactatatttatttcaataatgAAAGCATATTCTTAGTTTTTATGGTAATTAATTCAAGAATGTGAATTATTGTTTGCAATAATGAGTCTCTCTTTGCTTATTTTTATGGATTTCCTACCCATCTTGATATGTTCAAAAAATAAACcaatcaaattttatattttagatGAATGtgtcattctaaaagaataaatgaataaaatagaaAGCGGTTAAAAATTATGTTAGATTggaatttgaattaatttttaataattagattttttaaattaagaaaattaattatcccttaaaattcgttattttatttttttaaatatatgttgGTTGACTAAAATATCTTTATCATGAGATTTATGTGATTATAGAGTACACACTATTCCATGTTAAGAATATAGACCATCAGATCAAAGTCATTTATTCTTTTCATCAATTGGTCCAAAATTTTCTTTACGACCGCATAATAGATGTCATCCACATTATaatctaacatatatatatatatatatatatatatatatatatatatatgtaaagagagagagaaagagagagagggagagagagagagagaactagaTTCAAGTATTCTAATTAATTATTGTATGAATGTAGGAATGATTGTGGGCCAATCATTTCCAAAACCTAAATAAGGGTAAAATTGTAACATTACCTAATAATTAATTTTGGTaaacaaataaatatttaattatccCTTTGATTTAGTCATGGTACTTTATGTATTTAAAACCTAATTGACCAACAAACACAATCGTTCTTCCGCCTCATCCCTCACAGTTCGTTCGCTCATTCCCTTAGATGCCAATGAAGGAAATCGACAATCAACAATaaggaggcggtggtggtgggtATCAGTGACCTGCCATTCAACCCTCATCTTCATCACGCACGTCTCGAATCCCTCCAAAAGTCACAAAGAGTCGGCCGATTGAAGGTAATCTTTACTCACAGAGCAAGTTCGATTGTCTAGGAAACAACGATATGTAGTTGATTATTTGTCTTTAATTGTGTGTTGCAGGGGTGGAAGTCCGGAAGCTTTTCCGCTAGATTTTCATAAAAGGTTTAAAGAGCGTGTTCATATCATACCCGACACCATGACCGAAGAAAAAACCTTGGAGGAAAAAACCATGGAGGAGTATTTATATCCACAAGTAGATGTGCAGCAAGCCATCGTGTGGCCTATAATTAAAGCAGAATCTTATGAGATCAACCTTGTAATTCTCCAAATAATAATCCAAGACTATCGATTCAATGGGAATCTTGATGAAGATCCATATGACCATATTTCAAATTTATTGGATATATGTTACATGTTCAAGCTAAAAGACATCTCTGAAGATGAAGTTCGTCTTCTACTTTTTCCTTTCACTTTGAGGAATAAAGCAAAGGAGTGGCTTCAATCTCTTCCAGCTAATTCAATCACTATGTAAGGCCCTGAAacagatcttaccagtgatcaaatagCAAACACAATCAGTTAGCAATAAAGAACGAGTAGAATTGAGAATaacaagcttgcatacgcttttCTATTAGGAATAACGTCTGGTAAAACTTGCGGTTATAGCAGCCGTGAACTCTGAGGCATCAACAACTGACAAAAGACCTAGTACACCTCTATATATACTGGACCTGGGCcggccttgggtttacggccgtaaacaggcttacggccgtaaagtcacTGTCGGGCCGTAAACAACACATAGGCTACCACAAGCTATAATTTgaccaaaagaacctattacatagaaagcctagaccaaaccactaattagacccTTCACACTACTTGGGATGAGTTTGAAGCAGAAGTTTCTAAGGAGATTTTATTGGGAACTGAATACTAAAAGGATGAGCCATCAAGAACAATAATTCCAACaaccaaaaaagaaaaacaatctTGAGGAGTTGATGACAAAATACATTGTTAACCAGGAGATGAAAACGTAGTGAATGACACTCAGTGTGTATTTGGGATGAATGTTCCACTCTTGTAAATGATTCAACTTTGGTGTTTGATGTTCTAATGACTGTTGTTTGTTGTTTAATTGCATATGGTGATAATATTAAATCATTGTCATAGTATAAGACTAATTAGGGTTCCGACTGCTTTATTTCTACAGGGGAAGGTTCAAGAGATTGGGTCATTATATATGATACTTTAAAGAGATAGAGAAGAATTTGGCTCCATTTGGCCCTTCAGTATGATTGCTTGGAGTCACATCAAGTAGATGTAtagttttcttcttcttttttccaGTAAGTTCAGCAGCCTAGATCAGTGCTAGATGCTTCACTTGTGGTGGTGGAAATGCAAGAACAACATTTTTAGCAGGGGATGCCCCATCATTTTGTAACTTGTAAAACCTTATTTTTGAATCTAATCAAATTTTTATGAACAGGTTGGAGTGGGAATTGTTGGTGATGCTAGTAAGGTTTTCAATGATCATAATGCGAGGGTAATTCTGCCAGAATTGAATCTTGAATTCGAATTCTAtcggaatggaatcacgaattccaattctgttggaatggaatatggATATTTTCTCATGGATTTATACATTTTCTACAATTCTTGGTTATTGGTTTTGGTGCAATTCACAAGTCCGCATATTTTTCCAAAGGAATTTAGTTTTTTTTCATTTGCTAATGCGTTATTGGATTCTCTAACTACAATTGGATTTGTTTTCACGGAAGTTGATGCTTGAAAAAAggaccacaaaattgaaagtgattcttagcaacattattcttttaaaatatattagtgtttttgttagattttgatgtttttttcccgatttgaaattttttttagttttattctttaacaataaatgtaattcttagcgATTGTTACcgatattctataagaattaatgtaatttttgtttttattcttcaattgaaccaaattaatgtaatttttgtttttattcttcaattgatggtccgagaatttgttattctacaagaagtttttaGGGTAATGATCAAGAAGTAGATTCAagcatatttttattattttatggttcaataatatttttatttttgaatatactcataaacatattatgtcagaatgtccgaataaaaaaaaattttaattcgtaaaatcggatttttaaaattaataaaatttataatCCCTTAGaatatgcaattttcctttattaaatctatattaattgactcaaatacccttgtaattaaattaaatgatatttttcaattatatttaatttaataatatatattaatcactttcttaaaataagtaaaatgattgtcCCACAATCATTTCTACATTCATACAATAATGAGTTAAAATAcaatagcatatatatatatatatatatatatatatatatatatatatatatatatatatatatatatatatatatataaggaaccAGTAAATCAATTATGAGCATCAGAAATCATGACAATGAACAGCCAAAGGAAGGGCTGTAGATTTGTATATTGCACATGCATGCACTGAATTATACCAAAAAAGTTACTTTGTTTTTTACGTTCAGTTTTTTATGCCAaacttttaattgaaaaaatgaATATATCAATGTTCATAGTTTTTCGTCTTCTTTTACCAGAGATCTATATTGATATACTAGGTGATAACACGTGTACTACATGGTTGGTTAATATTAATAAAACAACATAGAGACTATAAGAATGACAATCATTAATCATgcaaacaaatatttttttacataagttacaCATCTAATCATTTATAGTATCTAACTTGATTAGGTTTTTTATAGTTGTTTATTTATAGTATTCTGAAAACGAAATGTTGATTTTATGGGATTATATCTTGATTTCTTGAGCCacatttattgttgattgattgAGGGTAAATTTAAAATTGAGAAGCAATAAAGTGACACATAACTTAGTATTAATTAGAATGTGTATTATAATGACTATGGCAAAAGGATAGtaaaattattcttttattataATAGAAAGATATGAAAAGGAAAAAAATCACACTTCCCATTTTTTTAAGTTAAAGTTTATTTTTTatcataaaaattaataaatatataaaaattaatatttttttggtACTTTTTTAATATTGATTCATATtgattttttttggaattttatcTCATATTTTCATGTGAATCTGCTCTATAACGaagttttatataaaaaaaaaaaaaaaaaaaaattcacataCGAATGCTTATTTTATCCAGTTTTTTTCAACAATTATTGATAATTTATATGtgaatttgaaaagttcatatatgATTATTAGTAAATATATTTGGGTATGATTAAAAGGTTAAAATCGTCAAAATATATCAAATGAATTTACGTAGATTCATATTTAATTTAGtttgattcatatatgaatgtgAATTTTTGTCCAAATTCACATGAAAatttgatatatttatttttgCGAGTATTCACATAGATTTTTAATTCATATCTATAAGCAAAGTGTGAACGTAGACTAAGAAATCGAGATATTTTAACGATTTTTATACATGATTATCATGTGAATTTTGTAGAATTCAACATTTTGTTCATAAACAGATAAATTTACTTATAATCATAAGGGAATTTACTtaaattcacatgtaaattatcaaaaaatattgaaaaaatcgaatacaataagtatttacatgtgaattttttataaaaattaatataGTTAAAAATTAACATGAAAATCTTAatagaaaatttgaaaaaaaaaaatacttttttttaatttcaatataaatgtttatttaaaaagtaccataaaaatatgaattttgaaatatttattaatttttttgaaaaaaaaaattattatgtcAAAAAATAAAGAAAACGAAGTGTagttttttgaagaaaaaaattgtttttttatatatcaatatgaatATCTATTTAAAGATGACGGAAAATCATGAACAATAGTATATTCgtgtttttttcgataaaaaacattGTTCGGTACATGCACGCACAATGTATAAATTTACAACTATTCTTTTGGCCGTCGATAGTAGCTTCCGTTGAGAGTTCGAAAAATATAGGAATCTTGAGATTTAACCTCAGACACATATTTCTTATTTGTCGCTTTAGCGCTCAGGTGTACCGACGCAGCGAAAGAGTtacaatcataaatgattatttaGCGCCGCACTTTCTTTTTTCCCTGCCACCTTCCCCACCTCCACAACCGTCACCGCCGCCACCACTACCTCTACCCCCAACCGACCACACACTGTCACTTCCATTATTTATACCACTGCCACCTCTACCACTACCAACTTCTTTGCCACAAACCACCATAATCATTAATGATTATTCagataagtgtgtgtgtgtgtgtatatataattggacatatatgtataaacatatataatcatatatgattatacctctctgccatataataattttttattaggcATGTCCCACTATTGTGGTACGTTTGGATGTTAGAGCGATAAATAAGAAATATGTGGTTAATGTTGAATCTCAAAATTTCTATTTTATTTAGAATCTCTAGTGAaccgtcatatatatatatatatatatatatatatatatatatatatatatatatatatatatatatatatatatatatatatatatatatatatatatatatatatagagttaggttattttgttttcattatctattgtgtgcatgtataattgattctggaccaattattttagttattttaagaaagtaatttttttttgaaccggaAAATATAATCTACTCCTAAGCTAACAACACctattccacctatgtccacgacgggacttgaaccctcgacctcaaagaggaaaggcaccacctgataccgctgggctacaagccctttggtttaagaaagtaattaatgcatattacatgttgaagatataatgagtattaattacatcttcagcatttaatatgcattaactactttcttaaaataactaaaataattggtcaagaatcaatcatacatgcacacaatagatagtgaaaaaatatttgaacctaactatatatatatatatatatatatatatatatatatatatatatatatatatatatatatatatatatatatatatatagtcaattAAAGGAAATAAAATTGAATATGGTTAGATGTTTATCCAACACGATTTGATGAAAAAAAATCCCACCAACATTAAAAGCAAAATAAATAGATGGGATGAGGTAAGTTGTAACCTGCCCcagaaaaaagaaaacaaaaaaaagaagGAAAGTAGAATCATCTATTATGCTATATTTGGAAACTTCAAAACAATCATACAAACAAAGCTATACCGAAAAAATAAATGAGTATATTCATTAGTTTCTATTTCAATGAATACTCTTTAAGAATTAGTAAGGCTCTTTATAATTAAATAAGAGATGgattttaaaaatattaataataataattggatCACTTATTGATTATTGGTATCTTACTTGTGTAATTAATCGTTGATTCTTTTTAAATGTATTTTGTAggataaaattaaaagaaaatatgtCCGTATTGAAATAGTAAAGTTGGAAAAGGCCACCGGGAACTGTATTCCCGTTGGGAACGCAATGCCGATTCCTTAACAGTCATTCTCAAGTTTAAAAATTAACGAGGGGGAAGGAAAGTGAAGGGATGAGAAAGAAAGGAAAGGAGATGGAAGGAAAATGGGGAAAGGATAAAGGCATTCTCGATAAGGGGAGGGGAGAAGACGAAGGGTGGTAATGACGTTGTTATCCCTAGTTAGGGTTCTTCATCTTCATTAGAGGGAGAATATGAAGTGGAAAAGATTGGATAGAGAAGACGATGAAGGTAAGGGACATggagaagtgtgtgtgtgtgtgtgagagagagagagagagagagagagagagaaagagatgaaGAACAATAGAACGAAGAAGATATTGTGAGAGTGAAGAACAAATGGTGCGAAGTTGCCGAAGATATTCGAAATAACAAAAGGTAAAATTTGTCATTTTAGCATTTCCCTCTCGTCCACCCAAAATGGGACATATACAAATCGCTTTCAATGTGTTCCATTTTTTTGCCAAAGATATCCGAAATAACAAAGGGTAAGATCATAATATTTTGAATTTTTACCCTTAATGATTATGAATCTACTTATGGAAGCTCTAGTGATATTGATGATCTTGAGAAAACTTTCAATGAAATGAGATGcatttttaaaaaatcaaaaggaacttcataaaaaataaaaagcaaattgatgttaaaatgaagaaattgaaaacttgaatgaaaaaaaaattacatgtttagataATAAAAAGAACGAGGATGTTACATGTAAAGATTGtgatacttttaaaataaaaaatgataaaattaaGAAAATTTCTGATTCTTATGTGAAATATTAAGAACAAGAAAAATGTTTTGGTAAACAAAATGTTTGTAAAATGTTTGGGTTGGATAACATGGTTAAACGTTATGACATGCATGATAGTGCTTCAAACTTCCACACTACACCCAAATCTATAATATCTAAGATAAATAATGGTTTAGGTTATGACATGCATGATAGTGCTTCAACTTCCACTACTACACCTAAAAAGTACGGTGGTGTTTGTGAATTTCTAGTCAACTTCTTAGTCTCATGCTTCTGCGAGTAGCTTTATATAACTTAGTTGGTTAACTTTGTGATTGAACTTAAAATAACTAAACGACGTATTAGTTTTTTAAGCATCTTCCTCCCAAAACACTCACATTTGGTTTAGTGTTTCCTACTTGAGGTTGTATTttataagagaaattaaatatcctcctaccatttatttctattttttcctCCTATCATATCAAATGTTGACAAGTGGATTAAAtgattattaatttcattaaatgtCTAATTAAAAGTGACACATATCAACATTTGATATGATagaaggaaaaatagaaataaatggtaaaaagatatttaatttctcattttataAATGCCAGATGTTTGACCAAGTTTCTAAAATATCTTTTGCCACAAAACTTTATCCTTATGTACAAGTTTTATCTATATGGTATGTTTTGAAGatgtattttcatatatacaTGTTTATCcataaattttaataataatctTAATTCTATCTTCTTTCattggatttttaaattttaaagaaaagattttaaaaaagaaaattaacTATAAACTAATCATATTTTTAAGgggtttttgtttatttgttttgttttgtttttttcttttttaaaactaAGGTTATGTTTGACGAATTAGCTGTTATATGaaaagttaattaaaaaaaatggtaaAACTAGTTAATATGTTAGCTGAAagatataaaataacataaaaagatatttaaaaaatgtgtttgttataattaactaaagagtatatttaaaagaaaaaaaaaaaaaaaaacccttgtaAAAATGGTCTAAGTatcttttctttaaaaaaaactaGCTTATTGGATATATTTTGGTCTACCAcacataaaaaaaacttaaaaaaactaaaaaagtaaGCACACGCTAAACAAAACCTAATTAACTAGCTACTCTCGATTGAGATTTTCTAGAGTATATATAGTATGGTCTAATTCTATATAAGGGtccaattctctctctctctctctctctctctatatatatatatatatatatatatatatatatatatatatatatatatatatatatatatatatatatatatatatatatatatatatatatatatatatatatgggcccaCATTCTATACCAATTGCCATAtcataaaatttgaaaaaaactgTAACCTAAACAATATTTTATTTGGTTTCAGCCACATATTCATAAACCATGTTAGTTTTACATATTATTATATTTAAGTTATATTTGGCATACTAGCTGAAAAACAAAttgttagctgaaaagctagctgttaaataaaaattCAGCTGATAGCTAAAAAATTAGCtgataaaaaaatatcatttgatgaaactagctgaaaagctagctaaaatatatgtataatgacttaaaaggacATTTATAAGAATGCTTTTCTATAATTAGTTACCGGTATATTtggaaagtaaaaaaaaaaaaagaaaaaaacttctaaaaagctagtctaagtaggtTTTTAGAAATCTATCTTAGGCACGTCAAACACAGCCTTAGACTTAGACTTATATGTGTACTCGTAAAGATGCAGTCCGGAATGTTAATAACATCTCCGGATGCATAAAATATATCCAAAATTTCATACTTTATGTACTTTTTATTGTTAGATTATCACTAGTCTTATTGTTAACATGTTTGTAGTCTAAACATCCTTAGAAATACACCATGAAATATCAAGTAATATGAAGAAAGTGTATGTGGAATGTACAAACGCAATTAAAAATGTACACTTTCTCTCCAAAATGCAAGTTCGGCTTATACGATATCAATACGGTGTTTGAATAAGCCTAAGCCTATGTCTgtctaaaatataaaatattagatTTCAGAACAACTTATGTTGGGTTTGATGTTCGGCACATACATAATTACGTTGAAATAAAGTGTTCTAAATAAAATGGGTAGTctataagaaaacataaaaaatatttttttgttaataagGCCATTTGTATTTGTAACGGTTGGTTTAATTAATTACTTTTCATAAAACTTTTGTGGAGCTTTGGATCATTCAATGTGTTTTAGATAGAAAATATATTGGAAGTTTTTATTAGTTTCCTAAATCATCAGAATTCCTATGGAATTCaaactaaatatatttataattttatatatattcaacttttaataaataaaaaattctaTAAAAAGAAGGCTTTGAACGGATATGGTCATCCATTATTTTAGATCGCAAAACTGacgaaaaagtcaaaatttaaaaactaattttctttttttttttacaaatactGCTTTAGTCAACGCcaaattttttctttaaaaatcatAACTATCGATTATCCATGTTTAACAGTGATTATAAACTCAAATTTCACAAGAGTCCATAAGTTCTTGACGTAAGTTCTTGACGTATAATGACGTCTGAGTATATTACGTTCAAACGTTTCTTTGAACACACGAAATACGATAATGGAATTGGAATTTCGTtcttaacaaaacaaaatcacTGAATTTTTATAAGAAAGAAAGATGATTTTGATTATAATTCTCAACGAAAATAATTAAAtgaaatcaattttgtttttcaaaactAAATCTGAACTGGCCTCATCGCGTGAAGTTGATTTTGATTAACCAACAAACACGATCCGGTAGCCGGCGCCCTCACGACGGCGGCGTTGTAACTAAAGCACTTCCCTAAAACTCTACTTCCACCGTCGTCGCCGCCCATCGCCACCTTACCACTACActcatcctcctcctcctcctccataaTTCCATTCTCTTCTCCATTTTCATACGAAGGGAAGTTATCCTCATCGTCGGAACGAACGAGTTGGATCGTGAGACGTCCGTGAGATCTGTGCGCCGTGAAATGATAATTCGGACTCTCGACCTTCTCTTCCGTGATGACCAGCCTCCCGTCTTCAGTGTAATACCGCTTCATCACTGTCGACGTTTGAATCGGTAACGGCGGAGGAAGTTCCTTCGCTTTTTTTCCGGATAGTCTCGATGATCTAGTACTCACCCCCCATCGTTTCCGATTCTCCGATCGACGACCACCGCCAGATGACAGTGCAGATTCAGTCTCCGTCCCCAAATCAACACAACTCTCCATGCCAATGTGATCTCCAAGATCACCAGAGTGCATTGTAAGTGATTGAagatctctagagagagaaagagagagagaaagagagatagagagaggatAATTGGGTTTAGATGGGCGGTGAAGTGAACGAGTAAGAAGATGTATAAATAGGAGTGATCGAGAAACCGAGAAGGCTGAAGATAATAGGAAAGATATTTGTTGTTGAATTGTGACAGCtaatattttaaaacaaattaaatTCAACCTAAAAGTGTTAGACGTTATAGCTATTCAAACAATTTTATTTGGATCATCTTAAATAAATTGTTGTTGAtagagcatgattattatttatttggtattttgtttaatttttcagTGATTTTTTGGGTTTTCTTAAAAAGATTCGGTATAACAGATGCGGTCACCTTTTTCTAAAACGTTTCGTATCTTAAAATATGTTAGTTTCAAAACCGCCGTTCGTTATATTACTTCCTCATTGTCTGACGTGTAGATACTGTAATAGGTATCTAGGTATCCGGTCCGGTATGTGCTTTAGATATCGGTCACCTTTTTCTAAAAGGTTTCGTATCTTAAGATATGTTAGTTTCAAAACCGGTCGTTCGTTATATTACTTCCTCATTGTCTGACGTGTAGATACTGTAATAGGTATCTAGGTATCCGGTCCGGTATGCGCTTTAGATATCAACACTATGACTCTCAGCCTAAATGATTTCAGTTTCTAACGATCGGAAGTTGATAGTCAAGACAATGTAATTATCACTTGGTTGATATCATTAACTGTGTATGGAAGTTATGCATGTACGTAATGCTCATAAATTCCTTCTAGGCGTAGCTGTTATCGAAGAGCTATCTATAATTGGATAATGTTTTTGTCGGATTGTAACTGTATAGAAGTTTCGACGTAAAAAATAagtttaggtttttttttttcggTTTCTCATTCTTTCGATTTTCATtattttcgttttcaaaataattgcTTGCATTTCTTAAAtagtttagtttaattttttgttAATTGTATGTAGGTTTTTCATTAATAACATGTGagttgtattatagtaactaaACTCAATATCAATGATATAGATTACatgttttaaaatataaagtatttttaaaattattattattattattattattattattattattgttgttggtgttgttgttgttgttgttatataTTTTGATTAACGGATTAATGTTGAtgattttagtgttatcaacatGTTTTAGTGTATTTGTTATTAATATTGAGATAAAATGAGTTCTATTTCACTTACTAAGATTGGAGGTGCGGGATGCACACTCGGAGTGATTAATATGACTTTGGGGGCAGCACCCCTAGGTATCGGGTAGTAAAGGGTAGCGCCCCTAGCAGGGTCTAAGGGGCAAAGCCACTGGCGGTGGTTCCGCTGACCGGTCGGTGGATGAGGTCAAGGGATAGCGCCTTGAAACCTAAACGAATTTCTATATCGGGTATGACTTTAGTCATGTATTTTCCCACCAAAACTCAC encodes:
- the LOC111921338 gene encoding protein FANTASTIC FOUR 3, producing the protein MHSGDLGDHIGMESCVDLGTETESALSSGGGRRSENRKRWGVSTRSSRLSGKKAKELPPPLPIQTSTVMKRYYTEDGRLVITEEKVESPNYHFTAHRSHGRLTIQLVRSDDEDNFPSYENGEENGIMEEEEEDECSGKVAMGGDDGGSRVLGKCFSYNAAVVRAPATGSCLLVNQNQLHAMRPVQI